Proteins encoded together in one Gemmatimonadota bacterium DH-78 window:
- the lpxD gene encoding UDP-3-O-(3-hydroxymyristoyl)glucosamine N-acyltransferase, with protein MRSEVVCTLAEVAGIVGGRVEGDESVAVGRLAPVADAGRGDLGFLADRRYLEGVSETGASALLVSTELADALDTALPRVVVDDGHRALQALLSAWYPVRAPDPGVHPTAVLGRGVTLGEGVEIGPYVVLGAGCVVGEGTRIDAHCVVGEHCTIGASSVLHPHVVLYAGTEVGARVTLHAGVRLGVDGFGYAWIDGGHRKVPQVGRCIVEDDVEIGANTTLDRGSIGDTRVGRGTKLDNLVHLAHNVQTGPHCAAAAMVGIAGSSRLGTGVFLGGQAGVIGHLELGDGVKVAAKAAVFRDVPPGETVAGIPARPNREFLRSRAQVERLPKLLDRVARLEERLARLEDDDPPVRGP; from the coding sequence ATGAGGTCGGAGGTGGTCTGCACGCTCGCCGAGGTCGCGGGCATCGTCGGAGGCCGGGTCGAGGGCGATGAATCGGTGGCGGTCGGACGCCTCGCGCCGGTGGCCGACGCCGGGCGCGGCGACCTCGGCTTCCTCGCCGATCGACGCTACCTCGAAGGGGTGTCCGAGACCGGGGCGTCGGCCCTGCTCGTGTCGACCGAACTGGCCGACGCCCTCGACACCGCGCTCCCCCGCGTCGTGGTGGACGACGGTCATCGGGCCCTCCAGGCGCTGCTGTCGGCCTGGTACCCGGTCCGCGCGCCCGACCCGGGGGTGCACCCGACGGCCGTGCTGGGCCGCGGCGTGACGTTGGGCGAGGGTGTGGAGATCGGACCCTACGTGGTGCTGGGTGCCGGCTGCGTGGTGGGCGAGGGTACGCGCATCGACGCCCACTGCGTGGTGGGCGAACACTGCACCATCGGTGCGTCGTCGGTGCTCCATCCGCACGTGGTGCTCTACGCCGGCACGGAGGTGGGTGCCCGCGTGACCCTGCATGCCGGCGTGCGCCTCGGTGTGGACGGATTCGGCTACGCCTGGATCGACGGAGGCCACCGCAAGGTGCCGCAGGTGGGGCGGTGCATCGTCGAAGACGACGTGGAGATCGGGGCCAACACGACCCTCGACCGCGGCAGTATCGGCGACACCCGCGTGGGGCGCGGGACGAAGCTCGACAACCTCGTGCATCTCGCCCACAACGTGCAGACGGGCCCCCACTGCGCCGCCGCGGCCATGGTCGGCATCGCCGGGTCGAGCCGCCTGGGCACCGGCGTGTTTCTGGGCGGTCAGGCCGGCGTGATCGGTCACCTCGAGCTGGGCGACGGCGTGAAGGTGGCGGCCAAGGCGGCCGTCTTTCGCGACGTGCCCCCGGGCGAGACGGTGGCGGGCATTCCGGCCCGTCCGAACCGCGAGTTCCTCCGGTCTCGCGCGCAGGTCGAACGGCTTCCGAAGCTGCTCGACCGGGTCGCCCGGCTCGAAGAGCGACTCGCGCGACTCGAAGACGATGATCCGCCGGTTCGCGGTCCGTAA
- the bamA gene encoding outer membrane protein assembly factor BamA, translated as MVRMGWGTGLLGALVMVGGLALPRGGVAAQQAFGGLVVDSVVVEGNLRVATDDMLLLAGFQAGDTIETSDVQELQRALWQLGQFSDLRVFAEDGASPGRGVVRVVVTERPLVRRVLIQGLENADGDLVTDEAGVREASPYDAQAVVRAKALVREALADEGIPFASIEDRLEPVPELTNVFDLHFDVAEGNRVTIAEVVVRGNEAITTEEIVGAMGTRPEGFWWFRSGDFDEESFETDRAERIPRLYASRGYLDVEVLSDTLVIDPETGKARVEIELDEGPQYRVASLNIDGNRSFDDERLESYFLPQEGGILRSLGIGGTSNEELEARGRVYDQVAYEAARETILSLYRNSGYLFADGQLIETRRPATADGEDPTVSLTFQVNEGQPAYIGQINITGNDYTYERVIRDRIQMVPGDVYSENLLIQSYQGINALGFFESPLPFPQIDPDPTTGEVDITFEVVERQTGAINFGTSVGGGIGLAGFIGYDQPNLFGQAKEGHLRWDFGRYVNNFTLSYTDPQLFQTRTTGTVSLFNARDRFFSFQSGERRRVGGSVRFGFPIPGAQRTRVFTGYSIARTTYDLRSSSDDNSLFGLPPGTQSQLQLGITRTTLNHPIFPTSGSRQSWNIEVNGGLLGGDGEFTRHLVEGSWWAPVGQVGGGGPEGGRPIMFAFGTSVKAGAIFGDPSNFPFDRFWMGGVQFGQQLRGYDETSITPFGFFPERSGGIADIDRLGDSYLTVTAELAMRLNDNISLSTFMDAGNVWTDPLDIDPTRLYRGAGVGVQLVTPFGPIGLDYAYGFDKTNPGWQFHFRMGGGL; from the coding sequence ATGGTACGCATGGGGTGGGGAACGGGGCTGCTCGGCGCTCTGGTGATGGTCGGCGGCCTCGCGCTGCCCCGCGGGGGTGTAGCGGCCCAGCAGGCCTTCGGGGGACTGGTGGTCGACTCGGTGGTCGTGGAGGGCAACCTCCGCGTGGCCACCGACGACATGCTGCTGCTCGCCGGCTTCCAGGCGGGCGACACGATCGAGACGTCGGACGTCCAGGAGTTGCAGCGCGCACTCTGGCAGCTCGGGCAGTTCTCCGATCTGAGGGTGTTCGCCGAAGACGGCGCCTCGCCCGGTCGAGGTGTGGTGCGGGTGGTCGTGACCGAGCGGCCGCTCGTGCGCCGGGTGCTGATCCAGGGGCTGGAGAACGCCGACGGCGATCTGGTGACCGACGAAGCGGGCGTGCGCGAGGCGTCGCCCTACGACGCGCAGGCGGTGGTGCGGGCCAAGGCGCTCGTGCGGGAGGCGCTGGCCGACGAGGGCATCCCTTTCGCGTCGATCGAGGATCGACTCGAGCCGGTGCCCGAGCTCACCAACGTGTTCGACCTCCATTTCGACGTCGCGGAGGGCAACCGCGTCACGATCGCCGAGGTGGTGGTGCGCGGCAACGAGGCGATCACCACCGAAGAGATCGTCGGTGCGATGGGTACGCGGCCGGAGGGGTTCTGGTGGTTCCGGAGCGGTGACTTCGACGAGGAATCGTTCGAAACCGACCGGGCGGAGCGTATTCCGCGGCTCTACGCGTCGCGGGGCTACCTCGATGTGGAGGTGTTGTCCGACACCCTGGTGATCGACCCCGAGACGGGGAAGGCGCGGGTGGAGATCGAGCTCGACGAAGGGCCGCAGTACCGGGTCGCGTCGTTGAACATCGACGGCAACCGCAGCTTCGACGACGAGCGCCTCGAGAGCTACTTCCTGCCGCAGGAGGGCGGGATTCTGCGCTCGCTCGGCATCGGGGGCACCTCCAACGAGGAGTTGGAGGCCCGGGGGCGGGTGTACGATCAGGTGGCCTACGAGGCGGCGCGCGAAACCATCTTGTCGCTGTACCGCAACTCGGGCTATCTCTTCGCCGACGGCCAGCTGATCGAAACGCGGCGGCCCGCCACCGCCGACGGTGAAGACCCCACCGTGTCGCTCACCTTCCAGGTGAACGAGGGGCAGCCGGCCTACATCGGTCAGATCAACATCACCGGCAACGACTACACCTACGAGCGGGTGATCCGGGACCGGATCCAGATGGTTCCCGGCGACGTGTACAGCGAGAACCTTCTCATTCAGAGCTACCAGGGGATCAACGCCCTGGGCTTCTTCGAGTCGCCGCTGCCCTTCCCGCAGATCGACCCGGACCCGACCACGGGTGAGGTCGACATCACCTTCGAGGTGGTCGAGCGGCAGACCGGGGCCATCAACTTCGGAACCTCGGTGGGCGGTGGTATCGGGCTGGCCGGCTTCATCGGCTACGACCAGCCGAACCTGTTCGGACAGGCGAAAGAGGGCCACCTGCGCTGGGACTTCGGTCGCTACGTGAACAACTTCACGCTCAGCTACACCGACCCTCAGCTCTTCCAGACGCGCACGACGGGCACCGTGTCGCTCTTCAATGCGCGCGACCGGTTCTTCTCGTTCCAGTCCGGCGAGCGGCGACGGGTGGGCGGATCCGTCCGGTTCGGATTCCCGATTCCGGGCGCCCAGCGAACCCGGGTGTTCACGGGCTACTCCATCGCGCGCACGACCTACGACCTGCGGTCGTCGTCCGATGACAACTCGCTCTTCGGTCTGCCCCCGGGCACTCAGAGCCAGCTTCAGCTCGGGATCACGCGGACGACGCTGAACCATCCGATCTTCCCGACCTCCGGGTCGCGGCAGAGCTGGAACATCGAGGTGAACGGAGGGCTGCTCGGCGGCGACGGAGAGTTCACCCGGCACCTCGTGGAGGGCAGCTGGTGGGCCCCCGTGGGTCAGGTGGGCGGCGGCGGGCCCGAGGGTGGGCGTCCGATCATGTTCGCCTTCGGAACGTCGGTGAAGGCCGGTGCGATCTTCGGGGATCCCTCGAACTTCCCCTTCGACCGTTTCTGGATGGGTGGTGTACAGTTCGGACAGCAGCTGCGTGGTTACGACGAGACCTCGATCACGCCCTTCGGGTTCTTCCCGGAGCGTTCGGGAGGCATCGCCGACATCGACCGGCTGGGGGATTCGTACCTCACCGTGACGGCCGAGTTGGCCATGCGACTGAACGACAACATTTCGCTGTCGACGTTCATGGATGCCGGAAACGTCTGGACCGACCCCCTCGACATCGATCCCACGCGTCTCTACCGTGGTGCCGGTGTCGGCGTACAGCTCGTCACGCCGTTCGGCCCGATCGGACTCGATTACGCGTACGGATTCGACAAGACGAACCCGGGCTGGCAGTTCCACTTCCGGATGGGCGGCGGGCTCTGA
- a CDS encoding OmpH family outer membrane protein — MRRFALFLALALGLTIVSPVAAQTGLKVGFINSAVILDQAPGAQEAAQQFDRDLAQMRAQMQPATDSLDQLITAYEAQSLTLSPEAKQRREEEILTKREQLQQMAANLDQQATQRRAELVQPIMDRVSSVIEEIRVEGGYSIIFDVADGSIVAADPSLDLTDAVLTRLQTAG, encoded by the coding sequence ATGCGACGTTTCGCTCTTTTCCTCGCTCTCGCCCTCGGGCTCACGATCGTTTCGCCGGTCGCGGCCCAGACCGGGCTCAAGGTGGGGTTCATCAATTCGGCCGTGATCCTCGATCAGGCTCCGGGGGCCCAGGAGGCCGCCCAGCAGTTCGATCGGGATCTCGCCCAGATGAGGGCGCAGATGCAGCCCGCCACCGACTCGCTCGACCAGCTCATCACCGCGTACGAGGCGCAGTCGCTCACGCTCTCGCCCGAGGCGAAGCAGCGCCGTGAGGAGGAGATCCTCACGAAGCGGGAGCAGCTGCAGCAGATGGCGGCGAACCTGGATCAGCAGGCCACGCAGCGTCGTGCCGAGCTGGTGCAGCCGATCATGGATCGGGTGTCGTCGGTGATCGAGGAGATTCGCGTCGAGGGCGGCTACAGCATCATCTTCGACGTGGCCGACGGGTCGATCGTGGCGGCCGATCCGTCGCTCGACCTCACCGACGCGGTCCTCACGCGGTTGCAGACCGCCGGTTGA